A part of Maniola jurtina chromosome 19, ilManJurt1.1, whole genome shotgun sequence genomic DNA contains:
- the LOC123875058 gene encoding transforming acidic coiled-coil-containing protein 3-like produces MSGTEQNIVNSMQQLSVQPSNSGHTEKPTQVVTPAVNRSQPVANKVTPVKANCVSPAIATIDRLLSLGASVPPPPPVITRSSDMDPHTLEQLRAVKEMLTAQEEEAQNLRDLNRDLRERLEDCETKIKKLTEQNDEYAEKEKVLSQRVAEKVRNNKQMSVVMEEYERTISSLIGERETEAKRWAEERTTLLRERDEAAAHLASMEHAFNDVHTKYERCKVIIQGYKGNEEMLKRTVEENNDAIQKLEARYETLRQHAMQQLNKANAELDSVKKSHQAEILKLNAMLKKSEVHASSLQESLAQKIKDNEELTAICDELINKVG; encoded by the coding sequence ATGTCAGGTACAGAGCAAAATATAGTGAACTCAATGCAACAGCTCTCTGTACAACCAAGCAACAGTGGTCATACGGAGAAACCCACACAAGTAGTCACGCCAGCCGTCAACAGGAGTCAGCCTGTTGCCAACAAAGTCACACCTGTGAAGGCCAACTGTGTTTCACCCGCAATTGCTACCATTGATAGGCTTTTAAGCCTTGGGGCTAGCGTTCCTCCGCCACCTCCTGTGATAACGCGGTCTTCAGATATGGATCCTCACACGTTAGAGCAGCTGCGAGCTGTCAAAGAAATGCTGACAGCCCAAGAAGAAGAGGCTCAAAACTTGAGAGATTTAAACAGAGACTTACGTGAGCGCTTAGAAGACTGTGAAACAAAAATTAAGAAGTTAACTGAACAGAATGATGAATATGCTGAAAAAGAGAAGGTGCTCTCGCAACGTGTAGCAGAAAAGGTAAGGAATAACAAGCAAATGAGTGTTGTTATGGAAGAGTATGAGCGCACAATATCCTCTCTAATAGGTGAAAGAGAAACAGAAGCTAAGAGGTGGGCAGAAGAGCGCACAACATTATTAAGGGAGCGTGATGAAGCAGCGGCACACTTAGCTTCCATGGAGCATGCATTTAATGATGTGCACACTAAATACGAAAGATGTAAAGTGATCATTCAAGGGTACAAAGGGAACGAGGAAATGTTAAAACGAACAGTTGAAGAAAATAATGATGCAATTCAAAAATTGGAAGCTCGATATGAGACGTTAAGACAACATGCGATGCAGCAACTGAACAAAGCTAATGCAGAACTAGATTCAGTGAAAAAATCTCATCAGGCTGAAATATTGAAGTTGAATGCAATGCTTAAGAAGAGTGAAGTACATGCTTCATCTTTACAGGAATCGCTGGCACAGAAAATAAAGGATAATGAGGAGCTCACAGCGATCTGTGATGAGTTGATAAACAAAGTGGGTTAA